A section of the Aneurinibacillus sp. REN35 genome encodes:
- the mreC gene encoding rod shape-determining protein MreC, with translation MTNFFGNKRLIAILIGLIVLIAVMGATLKERPVPTWPERFAKDSVSFVQGILYKPAAMVSGFFDNIKHIYYVYDENKVLKSQLDQHAKLQVEVEELRRQNEKLRSMMNISENKLGGNKPYVADVIARTPDRWNNMLTIGKGKNDGIEPDMAVVSAQGALIGRIQSVSAFSSQVELLMDIEEANHISAVIQGNQAIYGVIESYDLNNHELIMRKIPKTRDLKVTPGQYVTTSGMGGVMPAGLIIGQVSSVGDGDYGLTQTARVKPLANFYQIEQVFVVKRNFVAKPEQTPQDQKQNAKKAGK, from the coding sequence GTGACCAATTTTTTCGGGAATAAACGATTGATCGCGATATTGATCGGCCTGATTGTGCTGATTGCGGTGATGGGCGCTACGTTAAAAGAGCGCCCTGTTCCCACTTGGCCGGAACGATTTGCTAAGGATTCGGTATCGTTCGTTCAGGGGATTTTATATAAACCGGCAGCGATGGTATCAGGCTTTTTCGATAATATTAAGCATATTTATTATGTGTACGATGAGAACAAAGTGCTGAAATCCCAGCTTGATCAGCATGCGAAGCTTCAGGTGGAAGTGGAGGAACTTCGACGTCAGAATGAGAAGCTGCGTTCAATGATGAACATTTCAGAGAATAAGCTTGGTGGAAACAAGCCGTATGTAGCGGATGTAATTGCGCGTACGCCAGATCGCTGGAATAATATGCTGACAATTGGTAAGGGGAAAAATGACGGCATTGAACCGGATATGGCAGTCGTATCCGCGCAGGGGGCGTTAATCGGACGCATTCAGAGTGTATCAGCCTTCTCTTCCCAAGTAGAGCTGTTAATGGATATTGAAGAGGCGAATCATATCTCTGCCGTTATCCAAGGCAATCAGGCGATTTATGGCGTGATCGAGAGCTATGATCTTAACAATCATGAATTGATTATGCGTAAGATCCCGAAGACGCGTGATCTCAAGGTTACGCCCGGTCAATATGTGACGACATCCGGTATGGGTGGCGTCATGCCAGCGGGGCTTATTATCGGACAGGTCAGCTCCGTTGGAGACGGGGACTACGGCTTGACGCAGACCGCACGCGTTAAACCGCTTGCGAATTTCTATCAGATCGAGCAGGTGTTTGTGGTGAAGCGTAATTTTGTAGCGAAGCCTGAGCAGACACCGCAGGATCAGAAGCAGAATGCCAAGAAGGCCGGTAAGTAG
- the mreD gene encoding rod shape-determining protein MreD, whose translation MKIGAISIVMFVLFLIEGTVAQVFAPEAWGLPWIIVPRFVLVGVIFIGLYIGRRQALYFGLFFGLLYDVVYTEVIGVNAFTTATLGYLAGLTSRYFHQNWLLVLVNVLVVVFINEWLVYQLYHLFNRAFMDMGGLFMKEIVPTVIVNALFTMLIFRPMSKLAKKSRVNQEIA comes from the coding sequence GTGAAGATTGGCGCAATATCGATAGTTATGTTTGTATTGTTTCTCATTGAAGGTACGGTTGCTCAGGTGTTTGCCCCGGAAGCGTGGGGGCTTCCCTGGATCATCGTTCCCCGCTTTGTGCTCGTAGGGGTTATATTTATCGGCTTGTATATTGGCCGAAGACAAGCCCTGTACTTCGGTTTGTTCTTCGGTCTTTTGTATGATGTGGTGTATACGGAAGTGATCGGTGTCAATGCATTTACCACAGCGACGCTTGGGTATTTGGCTGGCCTTACTTCTCGTTACTTCCACCAGAATTGGCTGCTGGTGCTGGTGAACGTACTAGTGGTCGTATTCATAAACGAGTGGCTTGTCTACCAACTGTATCATTTGTTTAACCGTGCCTTCATGGATATGGGCGGATTGTTTATGAAAGAGATTGTGCCGACTGTCATCGTTAATGCACTGTTTACGATGCTAATTTTCCGTCCAATGAGTAAGCTTGCGAAAAAGTCCAGGGTGAATCAAGAGATTGCGTAA
- the minC gene encoding septum site-determining protein MinC yields MRKSDTESAGNDGSRSEYVRVWGGSLAMTKTKQKVVIKGTKEGLVFLLDDACSFDELLEELQEKIEKSHQQILAGPIISIHVRLGMRYVTGKQEQRIREILKQRGNLVVRAIESEVTTKEEALRDKLASQVRVYARTVRSGQVIRHEGDLLLLGDINSGALVMCTGSLFVLGALRGAAHAGCEGNQKCIIAAHQMFPTQVRIAGIMNPASDDRNPEEMTNMEFAYIAEGRLTIEKMNQLHKIRPDLGRFVI; encoded by the coding sequence TTGCGTAAGAGCGATACGGAGTCGGCAGGAAATGACGGCTCGCGCAGCGAATACGTTAGAGTATGGGGTGGATCTTTGGCTATGACGAAAACAAAGCAAAAAGTAGTGATCAAAGGAACCAAAGAAGGCCTCGTTTTTCTTTTGGACGATGCCTGCTCATTTGACGAACTTCTAGAAGAGTTGCAGGAGAAGATTGAGAAAAGCCACCAACAGATTTTGGCTGGTCCGATCATCAGCATTCATGTTCGATTAGGGATGCGTTATGTGACCGGGAAGCAGGAGCAGCGCATACGGGAAATACTGAAGCAGCGGGGAAATCTCGTTGTCCGAGCCATCGAGTCTGAAGTCACTACGAAGGAAGAAGCGCTAAGGGATAAGCTTGCTTCACAGGTGCGTGTCTACGCGCGCACGGTACGATCCGGGCAGGTAATCCGCCATGAAGGGGATTTGCTTTTGCTTGGTGATATTAACTCGGGTGCACTGGTCATGTGTACGGGCAGTCTTTTCGTGCTCGGTGCGCTGCGCGGTGCGGCACATGCCGGATGTGAAGGAAATCAGAAGTGCATTATCGCTGCACATCAGATGTTTCCGACACAGGTGCGCATCGCAGGCATCATGAATCCTGCATCGGATGACCGTAATCCGGAAGAGATGACGAATATGGAATTTGCGTACATTGCCGAAGGGCGATTGACGATTGAAAAAATGAATCAATTGCATAAAATCCGACCTGACTTGGGTCGGTTTGTCATATAG
- the minD gene encoding septum site-determining protein MinD: MGEAIVVTSGKGGVGKTTTTANIGTALAQLGKRVCMIDTDIGLRNLDLVMGLENRIIFDLVDVIEGSCKLHQAMIKDKRFDDALYLLPAAQTKDKSAVTPEQVEELVNRLKADFDYVLIDCPAGIEQGFKNAVAGADKAIVVTTPEISSIRDADRVIGLLEREELTATYLVVNRIRPHMTRTGDMLDVDDVVAMLSVDPIGYVPDDEEVIKHLNLKEPVAMNHEAKAGIAYRNIARRILGDSVPFLNMDEPEGFFKKVKRLFGIK; encoded by the coding sequence GTGGGTGAAGCCATTGTGGTTACATCGGGCAAGGGCGGGGTCGGCAAGACGACGACCACCGCGAATATAGGAACAGCTCTTGCGCAGTTGGGCAAGAGAGTATGCATGATAGATACGGACATCGGTCTGCGCAATCTGGATTTGGTTATGGGATTGGAAAACCGGATTATTTTTGATCTGGTGGATGTAATTGAAGGTAGCTGTAAATTGCATCAGGCAATGATCAAAGACAAGAGATTCGACGATGCACTCTATCTGCTTCCTGCAGCACAGACGAAGGATAAATCGGCGGTTACACCTGAGCAGGTAGAGGAGCTGGTAAACCGCCTGAAGGCGGACTTCGACTATGTGCTAATCGATTGTCCCGCAGGCATTGAGCAGGGATTTAAAAACGCGGTCGCTGGCGCGGATAAGGCGATTGTCGTCACAACTCCGGAGATTTCATCCATTCGGGATGCGGACCGGGTTATTGGCCTCTTAGAGCGAGAAGAGCTTACAGCGACGTATCTTGTTGTTAATCGTATCCGGCCTCATATGACACGCACAGGTGACATGCTTGATGTTGATGATGTCGTCGCCATGCTCTCGGTAGATCCGATTGGCTATGTGCCGGATGACGAGGAAGTAATTAAACATTTGAATTTAAAAGAGCCGGTTGCAATGAATCACGAAGCGAAAGCAGGGATCGCATACCGCAACATCGCACGCCGCATTCTAGGCGATTCGGTGCCGTTTTTGAATATGGATGAACCGGAAGGGTTTTTCAAAAAAGTGAAGCGGTTATTCGGTATCAAATAA
- the rodA gene encoding rod shape-determining protein RodA: protein MDFEKKYIRNLDWLLILLLMCLGIFSFIGISGATATANYEWKQVAWYAIGFTILAVILLFDYHVFNNFAYMLYGIGLVLIIGVLFMPAKSGAHSWYQLGFVDFQPSELMKIFTIIAVAKYISNKDEKEESVNNIKALFPIFLLVGVPLLLILKQPDLGSALVFIGILVSMLIVAGIPMRYFAILGMVGAIVIGALGYTVTFHRAFFLENIMHEYQWMRIESWLKPEAYPKEGYQLMQSLTAIGSGQLLGKGINQGTQARNGWVPVGESDFVFTVIAEELGFIGSSILIFIYFFFIYRMIRIAMEAKDTFGMYIIAGVIGMYVFQIFENIGMTIQLMPITGLPLPFISYGGSSLVTNFFIMGIVLNVGMRRKKLMFE, encoded by the coding sequence ATGGATTTCGAAAAAAAGTATATACGCAACTTGGATTGGTTATTAATTTTGCTGCTGATGTGTCTCGGGATTTTTAGCTTCATCGGTATCTCCGGTGCGACAGCGACGGCTAACTATGAATGGAAGCAGGTCGCCTGGTATGCGATCGGGTTTACAATATTAGCAGTCATTCTGCTGTTTGATTACCATGTGTTCAATAACTTTGCATATATGCTGTATGGCATTGGATTGGTGCTGATTATCGGCGTATTATTCATGCCTGCCAAAAGCGGTGCGCACAGTTGGTATCAACTTGGCTTCGTGGACTTTCAGCCTTCTGAGTTGATGAAGATCTTTACCATTATAGCGGTCGCCAAGTATATTTCGAATAAGGATGAGAAGGAAGAATCGGTGAATAATATAAAAGCATTATTCCCGATCTTTCTTTTGGTTGGCGTGCCGTTGCTGTTGATTTTAAAGCAGCCTGATCTCGGATCTGCGCTTGTATTTATAGGGATTCTTGTCAGCATGCTAATCGTGGCAGGTATACCGATGCGATACTTCGCTATATTAGGGATGGTCGGTGCGATTGTTATCGGTGCATTAGGCTACACCGTTACATTCCATAGAGCGTTCTTTCTCGAAAATATTATGCACGAATATCAGTGGATGCGGATTGAGTCCTGGCTTAAGCCGGAGGCCTATCCAAAGGAAGGCTACCAATTGATGCAGTCGCTTACGGCGATTGGATCGGGCCAGTTGCTTGGCAAGGGCATCAATCAAGGGACGCAGGCGCGAAATGGATGGGTGCCGGTCGGTGAGAGTGACTTCGTATTCACTGTTATTGCCGAAGAACTTGGCTTTATCGGTTCTAGCATTCTGATTTTTATTTACTTCTTCTTCATCTATCGGATGATTCGCATCGCGATGGAGGCCAAGGATACGTTTGGGATGTATATCATTGCCGGTGTTATAGGGATGTATGTATTCCAGATCTTTGAGAATATTGGCATGACGATTCAATTAATGCCGATTACTGGTCTTCCGCTGCCGTTTATCAGCTATGGGGGCAGCTCGCTTGTGACGAATTTTTTCATCATGGGAATTGTGCTAAATGTTGGTATGCGCAGGAAAAAGCTTATGTTTGAATGA
- a CDS encoding peptidoglycan DD-metalloendopeptidase family protein, with protein sequence MAYFDTDGIKRRREERVRRLREEMEDTYSSYFFDEREELPPVYMEPVYRERDEPWRHEAYRERERNRQRKHTASTLSSSHGPMKRGDKLFIKVIASFFLLSLAYVISHTSFPGVEKYRTVMSEVMSRSYNFAGMSAWYEKNFGAIPTLLPTVGTMGNEAKPVLQSQNRLLAGPASGKVVQTFAEQGSGLYFMPKETAIRAVDQGWVTFAGQKEGLGNTVIVQHAKGMETWYAGLAAIDVKENDWIEVQRSIGKAGVEGEAVKPVYFAVKKNEQFVDPQGVVRFE encoded by the coding sequence ATGGCATACTTTGATACGGACGGAATCAAACGCAGAAGAGAGGAGAGGGTACGCAGGCTTCGCGAGGAAATGGAAGATACGTACTCTTCCTACTTTTTTGATGAAAGGGAAGAGCTGCCTCCCGTATATATGGAACCGGTATATCGGGAACGAGATGAACCTTGGCGCCATGAAGCATACAGGGAACGAGAGCGAAACCGACAGCGCAAGCATACCGCATCCACTCTCTCTTCTTCACACGGTCCGATGAAGCGGGGCGATAAGCTGTTTATTAAAGTGATCGCTTCGTTTTTTCTGTTGAGTCTAGCATATGTTATCAGTCATACGTCTTTTCCAGGAGTGGAGAAATACCGGACGGTGATGAGTGAAGTGATGTCCCGTTCATATAATTTTGCTGGAATGTCGGCATGGTATGAGAAGAACTTCGGTGCGATTCCTACGCTGTTGCCGACGGTAGGAACGATGGGCAATGAGGCGAAGCCTGTGCTGCAGTCGCAGAACAGGCTGCTTGCGGGGCCGGCTTCCGGTAAGGTGGTACAGACATTTGCAGAACAGGGGAGCGGATTGTATTTCATGCCTAAGGAGACAGCAATCCGGGCTGTTGATCAAGGCTGGGTAACGTTTGCCGGACAGAAGGAAGGATTAGGCAATACCGTGATTGTCCAGCATGCCAAAGGAATGGAGACGTGGTATGCGGGACTCGCAGCGATTGATGTGAAGGAGAATGATTGGATAGAGGTTCAGCGATCCATCGGCAAAGCGGGCGTGGAGGGAGAAGCTGTCAAGCCTGTATATTTTGCTGTAAAGAAAAACGAGCAATTCGTCGATCCACAAGGTGTGGTTCGTTTTGAATAG
- a CDS encoding M50 family metallopeptidase has translation MMLHIHPLFWFMMLGALMLGQFLQVLTLFVIVLLHELGHVAAAWWYGWRVRKVELLPFGGVAEIDEWGNTDPWAEIVVALSGPLVNGLLIVVAWGLLWLDIWSSAWTAFFVYSNMTIGMFNLLPIWPLDGGRVLQTAVSLFLPYRQAMLASIYISLLGSMGLLVWSLSYEPTPHLNGLAISFYLFFSSIVAYRRRHYQFLRFLLARQACLEQGNHAWKERLIRVPPLLSLAQAVNQLKRNSYHLFIINGKSLPHAVFSEEALLAYYFSENRRHSTVEELVR, from the coding sequence ATGATGCTGCATATTCATCCACTATTCTGGTTCATGATGCTTGGCGCGCTTATGTTGGGGCAGTTTCTCCAGGTTCTCACCTTATTTGTCATTGTACTGCTGCATGAGTTGGGACATGTTGCTGCCGCGTGGTGGTACGGCTGGCGGGTCCGGAAGGTGGAACTTCTGCCATTCGGTGGGGTGGCTGAGATCGATGAGTGGGGGAATACAGATCCGTGGGCGGAGATTGTCGTCGCTCTCTCAGGTCCATTGGTCAATGGATTGTTGATTGTTGTTGCTTGGGGACTTCTCTGGCTTGACATATGGTCGTCTGCTTGGACGGCTTTTTTTGTGTACAGCAATATGACCATCGGCATGTTCAACCTGCTGCCGATCTGGCCGCTTGACGGAGGGCGTGTTCTACAGACAGCGGTGAGTCTGTTTCTTCCGTACCGCCAGGCGATGCTTGCTTCGATCTATATCAGTCTGCTTGGTTCTATGGGTCTTCTTGTATGGAGTCTTTCCTATGAGCCGACACCGCATCTCAATGGACTGGCAATCTCTTTTTATTTATTTTTCAGCTCGATAGTCGCTTATCGGCGGCGTCATTATCAGTTTCTTCGATTTCTGCTTGCGCGGCAGGCGTGTCTTGAGCAGGGAAATCATGCATGGAAGGAGCGGCTGATCCGGGTACCGCCGCTGCTTTCACTTGCGCAGGCAGTCAATCAATTGAAACGAAACAGTTATCATTTATTCATCATAAACGGGAAATCATTGCCTCATGCAGTCTTCTCAGAAGAGGCCCTTCTTGCCTATTACTTCTCCGAGAACCGGCGGCACAGCACCGTAGAGGAGTTGGTGCGTTAA
- a CDS encoding Rne/Rng family ribonuclease — MLRKIIVNATGREARVAVLEGGRLVELYIERPEDRRIVGNIYKGKVENVLPGMQAAFIDIGMDKNAFLYVDDCLLHDVERTKKRKPSINELITKGQEVMVQVSKEAFGTKGARVTMQLSLPGRYIVYLPNEPYIGVSRRIQSEKERERLRETVSGILGPKEGVILRTLAEGVSCAELAADILFLRARFEQAQAEKKEARPPKLMYEDLDLVSRVVRDFVGEDTEEVIIDSRLRHTELRSLLGRYQPEIAEKITLYTGREDIFAHYDLDGEIERALRRKVWLKSGGYLVIDQTEALTVFDVNTGKFTGSHDLEQTVVKTNLEACREVVRQLRLRNIGGIIIIDFIDMGEEKNRDRVRECMEVELRKDKTKTHLLGFTQLGLLEMTRKKERHNLSDVLLRTCPCCEGKGRILAEETLLGILERELLGYSRDDRIEAVLVEMHPHIVQYFVERSYVDELTERTGLSVYIKENPAVDQRHYQIVYAGSDEEIRKRIGE; from the coding sequence TTGTTGCGAAAGATTATCGTCAACGCCACCGGACGCGAAGCACGTGTTGCTGTGCTAGAGGGCGGTCGGCTGGTTGAATTATATATTGAACGTCCAGAAGATCGCCGGATCGTAGGTAATATTTATAAAGGCAAAGTGGAAAATGTGCTGCCTGGTATGCAGGCTGCCTTTATTGATATTGGAATGGATAAGAACGCTTTTTTATATGTAGATGATTGTCTCTTGCATGATGTAGAGCGAACGAAAAAAAGGAAGCCATCCATTAATGAACTCATAACAAAAGGCCAGGAAGTTATGGTTCAGGTCAGCAAAGAGGCGTTTGGTACAAAAGGAGCGCGTGTCACGATGCAGCTCTCTTTGCCTGGTCGCTATATTGTCTATTTGCCAAACGAGCCGTATATCGGCGTATCACGCCGCATTCAGAGCGAAAAGGAGCGGGAGCGTCTTCGTGAGACGGTGAGCGGAATTCTTGGGCCGAAGGAAGGCGTTATATTGCGTACGCTGGCAGAAGGTGTGAGCTGTGCGGAGCTTGCGGCGGATATTTTGTTTTTGCGGGCTCGTTTTGAACAAGCGCAGGCGGAGAAGAAGGAAGCTCGTCCACCCAAGCTGATGTATGAGGATCTTGATCTTGTTTCCCGTGTGGTCCGTGATTTCGTCGGTGAAGATACGGAAGAAGTAATAATTGATAGCCGCCTCCGCCATACAGAGCTTCGTTCTCTGCTTGGACGCTATCAGCCGGAGATTGCCGAGAAGATTACGCTTTATACGGGGCGCGAGGATATATTTGCCCACTACGATTTGGATGGGGAGATAGAGCGTGCGCTGCGGCGCAAGGTCTGGTTGAAGAGCGGTGGATATCTTGTGATTGATCAGACCGAGGCGCTCACCGTATTTGATGTGAATACAGGCAAATTTACGGGCAGCCACGATCTAGAGCAGACAGTAGTGAAGACCAATCTCGAAGCATGCAGAGAAGTCGTGCGGCAGCTTAGGCTGCGCAACATCGGCGGAATCATTATTATCGACTTTATTGATATGGGTGAAGAGAAAAATAGAGACCGTGTGCGAGAATGCATGGAAGTGGAGCTGCGCAAGGATAAGACAAAGACGCATCTGCTTGGGTTTACCCAGCTTGGGCTGCTGGAGATGACGCGTAAAAAAGAGCGGCACAATCTCTCGGATGTGCTTTTACGTACATGCCCGTGCTGCGAAGGAAAAGGACGAATTCTCGCAGAAGAGACACTGCTCGGCATCCTTGAGCGCGAGCTGCTTGGCTACAGCAGAGATGATCGCATAGAGGCTGTGCTTGTGGAGATGCATCCACATATTGTTCAGTATTTTGTCGAGCGCTCTTATGTGGACGAACTTACAGAGCGAACCGGGCTTTCTGTCTATATAAAGGAAAATCCGGCCGTAGATCAGCGTCATTATCAAATTGTATATGCCGGAAGTGATGAAGAGATACGTAAGCGTATCGGGGAGTAG
- the rplU gene encoding 50S ribosomal protein L21 produces MYAIIETGGKQYKVEKGTELYIEKLTDAEGDTVTFDRVLLVSGDNGVKMGAPVVEGATVTAKVERHGKGKKIIVYKYKAKKNYRRKQGHRQPYTKVVIDAINA; encoded by the coding sequence ATGTACGCAATTATCGAAACTGGTGGTAAGCAATACAAGGTTGAGAAAGGCACAGAATTGTACATCGAGAAGCTGACAGATGCTGAAGGTGATACAGTGACTTTTGACCGTGTACTGCTCGTATCTGGTGACAACGGTGTGAAAATGGGCGCTCCTGTAGTAGAAGGTGCGACTGTTACTGCAAAAGTAGAACGTCACGGTAAAGGCAAGAAAATTATCGTGTACAAATACAAAGCAAAGAAAAACTACCGTCGTAAGCAAGGTCACCGTCAACCTTACACAAAGGTTGTTATCGACGCCATTAACGCATAA
- a CDS encoding ribosomal-processing cysteine protease Prp has product MITVQVKRRSDETIEKVTISGHAESADYGRDLVCAAVSAISLGGINAIELLLNIELPAVQGEGGFLDVEVPEGYEPELAAKMQLLLEGMIASLYSVAVSHDKYVRIADKLKY; this is encoded by the coding sequence ATGATTACGGTGCAAGTAAAGCGGCGCTCTGATGAGACGATTGAGAAGGTGACGATTAGTGGACATGCCGAATCAGCCGACTACGGCAGGGATCTGGTATGTGCCGCAGTATCTGCTATCTCTCTTGGAGGCATCAACGCCATTGAATTGTTATTGAACATCGAGCTCCCGGCTGTACAGGGTGAGGGCGGCTTTCTTGACGTGGAGGTACCGGAAGGGTATGAACCGGAACTCGCGGCGAAGATGCAGCTTTTGCTTGAGGGAATGATTGCCTCACTGTATTCGGTAGCCGTAAGTCATGACAAGTATGTTCGGATTGCCGATAAATTGAAATATTGA
- the rpmA gene encoding 50S ribosomal protein L27, with product MLRMDLQFFASKKGVGSTKNGRDSIAKRLGAKRADGQFVKAGNILYRQRGTKIYPGANVGRGGDDTLFALSDGIVRFKRLGRDRKQVVVEPVASEA from the coding sequence ATGTTAAGAATGGACCTTCAATTCTTCGCCTCTAAAAAAGGGGTAGGTAGCACGAAGAACGGCCGTGATTCAATCGCCAAGCGCCTTGGTGCAAAGCGTGCGGATGGCCAGTTCGTAAAAGCGGGTAACATCCTGTACCGTCAACGCGGTACGAAGATCTATCCGGGTGCAAACGTAGGCCGCGGCGGCGATGACACGCTGTTTGCGCTGTCTGACGGTATCGTGCGCTTCAAGCGCCTGGGCCGCGACCGCAAACAAGTGGTTGTTGAACCGGTAGCGAGCGAAGCTTAA
- a CDS encoding pyruvate oxidase, whose protein sequence is MFRKKGADVLVDLLIEWGVDHVYGMPGDSINGIIEALRQRQEEIRFIQVRHEEAGALAAAAYAKLTGKLGVCLGVAGPGVIHMLNGLYDAKLDHAPVLAISGQVDTAVMGLDYFQEVNVNQLCSDVAVYNQTIISPVQLPAVVNQAIRTAYAKRGVAVLTIPGNIPDKEMEKDSRYTSPRVARGTIQPLAHDVDAVCAALNQTEKNIVILAGRGARGARDELLALAEKLGAPIVLTLPAKGVIPDEHPYCLGGLGLLGTKPAYDAMQKADILFMIGTSYPFTAYLPENACTIQLDMDASQIGKRYAVDIGIVGETKYTLAQLHERITYHENRDFLAWCKTSMDAWWEKMEELEEAEHSKILPEYAARAIESIAEDDAVLSCDVGNVTIWAARHFRCINQHFLLSSWLATLGCGLPGAIAAQIAYPERQVFALCGDGGFAMTMADFVTAVKYELPIIVVVFNNQKIAMIKFEQEVLGNLEYGTGLVNPDFAAYAKACGALGIRVEKKDDLLLALREAQAAKRACIIDVLVEADELPMPPKVMATQAIGYAKHLAKELWEEGRVSLPPLLRF, encoded by the coding sequence GTGTTTCGCAAAAAAGGAGCCGATGTACTGGTCGATTTACTGATTGAGTGGGGCGTAGATCACGTCTATGGCATGCCGGGAGATTCCATTAACGGAATCATTGAAGCGCTGCGTCAGCGACAGGAAGAAATCCGCTTCATTCAGGTGCGCCACGAAGAAGCGGGGGCATTGGCCGCGGCAGCGTATGCCAAGCTGACAGGAAAGCTTGGTGTTTGTCTTGGGGTAGCAGGCCCTGGTGTTATTCACATGTTGAATGGCTTATACGATGCGAAGCTGGATCATGCGCCGGTATTGGCGATCAGCGGGCAGGTTGATACCGCGGTGATGGGGCTTGATTATTTTCAGGAAGTGAATGTCAACCAGCTCTGTTCTGATGTGGCAGTGTACAATCAGACAATCATCTCTCCTGTGCAGTTGCCTGCCGTGGTGAATCAGGCAATACGCACCGCATATGCCAAGAGAGGTGTAGCGGTTCTGACGATCCCTGGTAATATACCGGATAAGGAAATGGAAAAAGACAGCCGTTATACTTCGCCACGCGTAGCACGTGGAACCATCCAACCGCTTGCGCATGATGTCGATGCGGTCTGTGCCGCACTCAATCAAACAGAGAAAAATATTGTAATCCTGGCCGGAAGAGGTGCGCGAGGTGCGCGGGATGAATTGCTTGCATTGGCTGAGAAGCTTGGCGCTCCCATTGTGCTGACATTGCCCGCCAAAGGTGTGATCCCGGATGAGCATCCGTACTGCCTTGGCGGGCTTGGTCTGCTCGGCACAAAGCCAGCTTATGATGCCATGCAGAAAGCCGACATTTTATTTATGATCGGCACTTCCTATCCGTTTACCGCCTACTTGCCGGAGAATGCGTGTACGATTCAGCTTGATATGGATGCGAGCCAGATTGGAAAGCGCTATGCCGTAGATATCGGTATCGTGGGGGAGACAAAGTATACGCTTGCTCAACTCCACGAACGTATCACATATCATGAGAATCGCGACTTTCTCGCCTGGTGCAAAACAAGCATGGATGCGTGGTGGGAGAAGATGGAGGAATTGGAAGAAGCGGAGCATTCTAAGATTTTACCGGAATATGCAGCCAGAGCGATAGAGAGTATTGCTGAGGATGATGCTGTTCTCTCCTGTGATGTTGGCAATGTCACCATATGGGCGGCTCGTCACTTCCGCTGCATCAATCAGCATTTTCTTCTGTCCAGTTGGTTGGCTACGCTTGGTTGTGGATTGCCCGGTGCTATCGCTGCACAGATTGCCTATCCAGAGCGTCAAGTTTTTGCTCTGTGCGGTGACGGAGGTTTTGCGATGACGATGGCTGACTTTGTTACAGCAGTCAAATATGAGCTGCCGATTATTGTTGTCGTATTTAATAATCAGAAAATCGCTATGATCAAGTTTGAGCAGGAAGTACTGGGAAACCTTGAGTATGGTACGGGGCTTGTGAACCCGGATTTTGCGGCGTATGCCAAAGCGTGTGGTGCCTTGGGTATTCGGGTAGAGAAGAAAGACGATTTGCTTTTGGCGCTTCGCGAGGCACAGGCTGCAAAGCGTGCGTGCATTATTGATGTGTTGGTGGAAGCCGATGAGCTTCCCATGCCGCCGAAGGTGATGGCTACGCAGGCGATTGGTTATGCTAAGCATCTGGCAAAAGAGTTATGGGAGGAAGGCAGAGTCTCTTTGCCTCCGCTGCTTCGTTTTTAG
- a CDS encoding Spo0B domain-containing protein yields MKELIEVINHQRHDWLNHIQVILGYLKLEKYEMCEEYIGKIIGEANRDTLVSRLEYPPLVAYLLSFHALHNNMRIEVEIPVSFSLFELKNGQRIGDLILAIVKLYQQYALYNDGQSNTLLLTLHQEEGSLQVAADFAGELDIAGITPILNEIKARAKEWGSTVTLMPHTVSESVLECVFPLG; encoded by the coding sequence ATGAAAGAGTTAATCGAAGTTATTAATCATCAACGACATGACTGGCTTAATCACATTCAAGTCATTCTTGGATACTTGAAACTTGAAAAATACGAGATGTGCGAAGAATACATAGGCAAGATTATTGGGGAAGCCAATCGGGATACGCTTGTATCCAGACTGGAGTATCCGCCGCTAGTCGCTTATTTGCTGTCGTTTCATGCGCTGCATAATAACATGCGCATTGAGGTAGAGATTCCGGTCTCGTTTTCACTTTTTGAGCTAAAGAATGGCCAGCGAATAGGTGACTTGATTCTAGCAATCGTCAAGCTATATCAGCAGTATGCCTTATACAATGACGGGCAAAGCAACACGCTGCTCCTGACATTGCATCAGGAAGAGGGAAGTCTGCAGGTTGCGGCTGACTTTGCAGGTGAATTAGACATTGCAGGCATTACGCCTATATTGAATGAAATAAAAGCGCGTGCGAAAGAGTGGGGCAGCACGGTCACGCTTATGCCTCACACGGTTTCAGAATCGGTGCTTGAGTGCGTATTTCCCCTTGGATAA